The Sphingopyxis fribergensis DNA segment CGACGGCGCGAGCCGCGGCGTCGTCCATTGGCGGCACCCGGCGATGCGCGCATCGCACGGGCCGAGGCCGCCATCGCCGCATTGCCGGAACTCACGCGCGAGGTGTTCTTCATGCACCGCTTCGAAGAATTGAGCTACGAGCGCATTGCGCGGCGCCTCGACATCGACGTCAAGGAGGTCGAGGGCCATATAGCGGCAACGCTGATCGCACTGCGCGGCGCACTGAAAGAGTTTGACTAGCTGCGCGGCTGCGCCGTCATGCGACCGCCGCACAGAGCAGTGAACCGGCCATGATCTCAACAAGACCGGAGTATTTCGGTGTGAGCGAGCACTATCTCTTCTTGTCTCCGCTCCTGTCGCCACCCTTGATGCTTGCACGTTGCTCGTCCCAACGGCGTCGCTCGGCCTCGCGGTCATCGGCATCATAGGTTTCGACGCGAAGGCGGCGAGACCCGATGACGCTACGCAAGGCGTCTGTCATTTCTTTCAGCCGCCGCGCCACATCGTCGATCGAGTAAATCTGGAAGTGCGAATGACCCTCGACGCTCTCGACGCGCAACTTGTCATCGAAGGAGAAGGCGCGCCCATCGAGGCTTTGAAAGGCGATCGCTATCTGGAACTCGGCAGGAACGTCATCCTGAAAAAGATCTGGCCCCACACCCAAGTCAAACTTCAGAACCTCGTGCGGACGCAGGAATTTGAGATCACGAAGTATCTTCGAGTTGTCGAGATCGAACGGGTTTGGCCAATCGGTGAGCTTACTAATCGATGCGGTCACGCCCATCGCGGCAGCGCCAGACAAATTGGCGACGTGCAGCTGCACGATATTCGAATGAACTTCATTCGCGCGGAGATATGCCACGACGCGTGGCTCGCTTGCCATGAGACGCGACTGCCGCGCCTCGCGCAGAAGATCGAACGTCGTCCACGCATAGAAACCGGTGACGAGCAGCAGCGCCAAGGTAAATATGGCTGTCACCCCGCCAGCGTTGTCATTCAGATATTCAAGCATCAAATGTCCCGTATTCTGGAGCCCGTTTCGGCAATAGCGGCCATGTCGAAAGCTCGCTTCCCTTTTCTGATCCAAAGCGCAGAGGCTTGCGCGCCGTCATCGCTGCGGAGCTTGTCAGCCATCCACAGAAACGCGCCGTAGAGCATCGCCCGGTCGTCATCGGTCAGTTCGACGAGCCCCGCTTTCGCGACGAGGCCGCCGAGCTCGATCAGCTGGCGCGTGCGCTCGCGGCGCTTGATCTGCCATTCGCGCATGCCGGTCCGCGCCTGCGCCAGTTCAAGCCGATGCCGCATTGCGATCAGGCGCCGCGTCATTCGCTGCATCGCGATTACGTCGCGCCGTAGCTTTGCGTGCGCCACGCTGAAAGAAGCTCGCGCCCGCCTTGCGCCAGCCCTCCGTCGCATTTGCGTCTTTTGCAGCGACCGCACCGAGCAACGCGCCGGTCAGTATTTCAGGATCGAGTTCATCGGCGCCGGTGGCAATGACGAGTTCGCCGAACTGGCGAACGCGGCGTTCCTTGAGGATCTTCGCTTTCGCTTCGAGCGCCTTCAATTCCGAATCGATATCGCGGGGTTTGCGCATGTCGCATCTCCATGTTGGGGTGATGACCCCATCATAGGGATGCGCCTCTCGATGCGCAGCAAGGTCGTCGGGACAGTCTGGCACAGCCTAGTCCCTCCGCGGATTTTTCCGTGTGAGGGCGCGCTTATACGTCGTGCCGACGTGGCTTTTGAAGTGTAGATGGATTGCCGTCATGGCGATCTTCCATCTTTCGGTCAAAGTCATCAGCCGCGCTGCCGGACGCAGTGCTGTAGCTGCCGCCGCCTATCGCTCAGCCGACCGGCTGCACGATAAGCGGCTGGACCGGGCGCACGACTTCACCAACAAGTCGGGGGTCGTCCACAGCGAAGTGCTGTTGCCGGAGAACACGCCCGACGAATGGCGCGACCGGGAGCGGCTGTGGAATGATGTCGAGGCGTTCGAGAAGCGCAAGGACGCTCAGCTCAGCCGCGAGGTCGAGTTCGCCATCCCGCGCGAGATGAACCAGCAGCAGGGGATCGACCTCGGCCGCGACTTCGTGAACCGTGAGTTCGTCGATCAGGGCATGATCGCCGACCTCAACGTCCATTGGGATATCGGTGCCGACGGACTCGCCAAGCCCCACGCCCATGTCATGCTGACGATGCGCGAGATTGTCGTCGATGAAGATGGCGAAGCGGGGTTCGGCACAAAGGTCCGCGACTGGAACCGCACTGAACTTGTCGAACAATGGCGCGAGCGCTGGGCTGATCATGTCAACGAACGGCTTGCCGAACTCGATATCGATGCGCGCGTCGATCATCGCAGCCTCGAAGCGCAGGGCATCGAGCTCGAACCGCAGGACAAGATCGGCCCCGCCGCGTCGCGCATGGGCGCGCTCGGGCTTGAGGTCGAGCGGATCGAAGAGCATCGCGATATCGCCCGCCGCAATGGCGAGCGGATCGTTGCCAACCCGCGTGTCGCACTTGACGCGATCACCTACGGGCAGGCGACGTTTACCAACCGCGACCTAGCGATGTTTGCACACCGGCACAGCGATGGTCGCGATCAGTTTGATGCGGTCATCAACGCGGTGCGGTCGTCGCCCGATCTGATCGCGCTTGGCAAGGACGGACGCGGCGAGGATCGGTTCACGTCGCGCGACATGATCGACACCGAACAACTGCTGTACCGCGCCGCCGAAGCGATGGCAGCGCGCGAACGCCATCGGGTATCGAACGTCGATGGTGCCATCGCGCTAGCACGCGCAGCCAAGCGCGGTTTGCTGCTAACGGGCGAGCAGCGCGATGCCTTCGCCCGTGTTACCGATGGTCGCGATCTCGGCATCGTTGTCGGCTATGCCGGGACCGGCAAGAGCGCGATGCTCGGCGCCGCGCGCGAGGCGTGGGAGATTGCCGGACTGAAGGTGCGCGGGGCGGCGCTGTCGGGCATCGCCGCGGAAAATCTCGAAGGCGGTTCGGGCATTACCTCGCGCACCGTTGCCAGCCTGGAGCATGGCTGGGCGAAGGGATGCGGTCTTCTCACATCGCGCGACGTGCTCGTCATCGACGAGGCGGGGATGGTTGGTACGCGGCAGATGGAACGGGTATTGTCGCACGCTGCCGACGTCGGCGCCAAGGTGGTCCTCGTCGGCGATCCGCAGCAACTCCAATCGATCGAGGCGGGCGCGGCGTTCCGCGCGCTCCACGAGCAGCATGGCGGCGCGGAAATCACCGAGGTGCGGCGTCAGCGCGAAGCGTGGCAGCGGGATGCAACGCGCGCACTGGCGACGGGCCGGGCCGGCGATGCGATCCGCGCCTATGACGAAGCGGGCATGGTGCATGTCGCCGAGACCCGCGAGGTAGCGCGCGAGGAGCTGATCGAGCGCTGGGATCGCGACCGGCAGGCACGGCCCGCCGCCAGCCGCATCATCCTCACCCACACCAATGACGAGGTGCGCGAACTTAATGTGGCAGCGCGCGATCGGATGCGCACGGCGGGTGCGCTTGGCGACGATGTGGCAGTGAAGACCGAGCGCGGCGAGCGAGTGTTCGCACCCGGCGACCGTATCATGTTCCTGCGCAACGAGCGCAGCCTGGAGGTCAAGAACGGCACGCTTGGGGTGGTCGAGCAGGTCAGCACGCGCGGTATGACCGTCCGCACCGACGGCGGACGCGGCGCGGCGTTTGACCTCAAAGATTATGCCCATGTCGATCATGGCTATTCCGCGACCTTCCACAAGGCGCAGGGCATGACCGTTGATCGCACCCATGTTTTGGCGACGCCGGGAATGGACCGTCACAGTGCCTACGTCGGGCTCAGCCGCCACCGCGATGGCGTGAGCCTCCACTACGGCCGCGACGACTTCAAGCATCAGGGCAAGCTCGTTCGCACCCTCAGCCGTGAGCGCGCCAAGGATATGGCGGCGGATTATGCCAAGACGGACCCGGCACGGGCGTTTGCCGAACGGCGCGGCATAAGCATGCGCGAGCGGGTCGTCGAAGCCGCGAAAAAGCTTCCCGAGATTGCAAAACAAGTCCCCGAGAAGGCGCGCAGCATCTTTGCCGGGTTCAAGCCGACCGTAAAGCGCGCCAGCATCGAGCCGCGCGACACCGCGAGAACCGACGAAACCCGCCGCGCGGTCGAGCGCTATGCTCGCGCGGTCGTCGACATCGAGCAAATGCGCGCGCAGGAACTGCCGGTGCTGCGCCACCAGCGCGATGCGCTGGCGCGGGCGGGCGATGCGGTGGGCGCGATCGGTTCGCATGCCCGCGGCGATCTGGCGTCGGCGTTCGAACGCAACCCCGAGCTTGTTGCGCCAGCCGCGCAGGGGAACAGCCAGGCGGCGATCCGCGCCATGCATCGCGAAGCCGATATCCGCATCGATCCCGCCAAGCGCGCCGACCGCTTTGTCGAAGACTGGCAAAAGCTCCAGCAGCAGCGTGCATCGCTCAGCCGAACTGGCGAACATGACGCAGCGCGCAAAATCGGCAGTCACATGGGCGCCATGGCGAAGAGTCTCGAACGCGATGCGCAGGTCGAATCGATCCTACGCGGTCGAAAGGCGTCGCTCGGCATTGACATGCGGTCGGCTCGATCGGTCGGGCAGGATCTGGCGGAGATCGCCGGGATCGGCCGCGGACGGTCGCGCGGCATTGGGATCGGTATGTAGGAGGATGAATATGCCTGAAGACGAACTGGAAATCGACGATCCCGCCACCGCGGCATTTAGGCGGCTTGAGGGCGAAGTGGCGCTGATGCGCCGGGCGACCGAGAAGCTTGCCGCCGAAAAGTCCGAGATCCGGATCCCCGATTATAGCCTCACCCTGGGCGAGATATCGAATCGACTCGATGCAGCAGAGGAAACCCTGACCACCATTCTTGGCAAGCCCGCAATGGAACTGACTCCTGAAGACATGGCGCGGCGGATCGACCGGGTCGTCCAGGACGCGCGCCAATCCACCGAGGGGTGGATACGTAATTCCCAAGACCGGTATGAAGATGCCATTCGCGGCGTGCTTGGCGTGAGCGCGACGCTGCGCGCGGCCTATCAGCAGCGCCTCCACCTCTGGTGCGCGGGCGGCGGCGGGCTGCTTGCCGGATGTCTGCTCTGGTCGATCCTGCCCGGCGCCCTCGCGCGGGCGTTGCCGGACCGCTGGCAACTGCCTGAAAGAATGGCGGCGCATGTCGTCGGTGCGCCCAGCGTGTGGGACGGCGGCATCCAGCTTATGCAGGCCGGCAGTCCGGAAGCCTATCGTGCGATCGCCGCCGCCGCCGAAATGCGGCGCGATAACCGCGAGAAGATCGAAGGATGCGAAAAGGCTGCGCTCAAGGCGAAGAGGCCGGTGAATTGCACGATCAGGGTCGGACACCCGGAGATTTGACCGGTTTGGGAGCGTGCGACACGACGGCGGTTGTGAGCAACGCCGCGGTCGCGTTGAGTGCGGCGGATCTCTGCGGTGACACGGCCGCGTTAGCGTCGGGAGGGAACGGACGCTCCCGCATAAGGGTCATAGGCGGCGGGCGGCGGACCGGAGGTTCCCAGTCGGGGCGATAGCCGATCGGTCTCTTGCGCGGCCAGAACCTGTGGCGGCGAACCGGCTCTGGCAAGTCCAGTGATTGCCGCTGCGATGCCGCCAGCGCCGAACAGAATGAAACATCCCAGTACAACGGCAATACCCCGCCGCAATTCCAATCGTCCCGATAGCATC contains these protein-coding regions:
- a CDS encoding sigma factor-like helix-turn-helix DNA-binding protein — protein: MAAPGDARIARAEAAIAALPELTREVFFMHRFEELSYERIARRLDIDVKEVEGHIAATLIALRGALKEFD
- a CDS encoding conjugal transfer protein TraD; this encodes MREWQIKRRERTRQLIELGGLVAKAGLVELTDDDRAMLYGAFLWMADKLRSDDGAQASALWIRKGKRAFDMAAIAETGSRIRDI
- a CDS encoding conjugal transfer protein TraD; translated protein: MRKPRDIDSELKALEAKAKILKERRVRQFGELVIATGADELDPEILTGALLGAVAAKDANATEGWRKAGASFFQRGARKATARRNRDAANDAAPDRNAASA
- the traA gene encoding Ti-type conjugative transfer relaxase TraA, whose protein sequence is MAIFHLSVKVISRAAGRSAVAAAAYRSADRLHDKRLDRAHDFTNKSGVVHSEVLLPENTPDEWRDRERLWNDVEAFEKRKDAQLSREVEFAIPREMNQQQGIDLGRDFVNREFVDQGMIADLNVHWDIGADGLAKPHAHVMLTMREIVVDEDGEAGFGTKVRDWNRTELVEQWRERWADHVNERLAELDIDARVDHRSLEAQGIELEPQDKIGPAASRMGALGLEVERIEEHRDIARRNGERIVANPRVALDAITYGQATFTNRDLAMFAHRHSDGRDQFDAVINAVRSSPDLIALGKDGRGEDRFTSRDMIDTEQLLYRAAEAMAARERHRVSNVDGAIALARAAKRGLLLTGEQRDAFARVTDGRDLGIVVGYAGTGKSAMLGAAREAWEIAGLKVRGAALSGIAAENLEGGSGITSRTVASLEHGWAKGCGLLTSRDVLVIDEAGMVGTRQMERVLSHAADVGAKVVLVGDPQQLQSIEAGAAFRALHEQHGGAEITEVRRQREAWQRDATRALATGRAGDAIRAYDEAGMVHVAETREVAREELIERWDRDRQARPAASRIILTHTNDEVRELNVAARDRMRTAGALGDDVAVKTERGERVFAPGDRIMFLRNERSLEVKNGTLGVVEQVSTRGMTVRTDGGRGAAFDLKDYAHVDHGYSATFHKAQGMTVDRTHVLATPGMDRHSAYVGLSRHRDGVSLHYGRDDFKHQGKLVRTLSRERAKDMAADYAKTDPARAFAERRGISMRERVVEAAKKLPEIAKQVPEKARSIFAGFKPTVKRASIEPRDTARTDETRRAVERYARAVVDIEQMRAQELPVLRHQRDALARAGDAVGAIGSHARGDLASAFERNPELVAPAAQGNSQAAIRAMHREADIRIDPAKRADRFVEDWQKLQQQRASLSRTGEHDAARKIGSHMGAMAKSLERDAQVESILRGRKASLGIDMRSARSVGQDLAEIAGIGRGRSRGIGIGM
- a CDS encoding DUF6118 family protein; protein product: MPEDELEIDDPATAAFRRLEGEVALMRRATEKLAAEKSEIRIPDYSLTLGEISNRLDAAEETLTTILGKPAMELTPEDMARRIDRVVQDARQSTEGWIRNSQDRYEDAIRGVLGVSATLRAAYQQRLHLWCAGGGGLLAGCLLWSILPGALARALPDRWQLPERMAAHVVGAPSVWDGGIQLMQAGSPEAYRAIAAAAEMRRDNREKIEGCEKAALKAKRPVNCTIRVGHPEI
- a CDS encoding TrbC/VirB2 family protein gives rise to the protein MPLHMFAGVLMYSPTLSLTDPPAQSPIIDGVAWVQGAALGSAATIVAVIAVAMIGMLMLSGRLELRRGIAVVLGCFILFGAGGIAAAITGLARAGSPPQVLAAQETDRLSPRLGTSGPPPAAYDPYAGASVPSRR